In a single window of the Candidatus Cloacimonadota bacterium genome:
- a CDS encoding DUF262 domain-containing protein has protein sequence MKTYLKTNITVKDICQGFVYNELEGKGLFGLSGKLTIQPEYQRNYIYADGKKDVAVIESLLKGYPLGLIYFNKVSENKLEVLDGQQRITSFGRYVTNKFAVKDENGMEQYFDGIAADKQARILDTRLTIYECEGEESEIKEWFRTINIVGIPLNNQELLNAVYSGPFVTKGKEEFSNSRNANIQKWSAYIKGSANRQEFLEKALDWVSKGNIGDYMSRHRYDDNITELKTYFNSVIDWVSGVFDDVLNEMRGLEWGRLYEDYHNQAYDPGEVSAELHKLYDDPYVTNNKGIFEYILGGSVETRLLNIRVFDEATKNKVYKKQTDSAKKEEKSNCPLCAIGHSANKNKIWTLKDMDADHVTAWSRGGASDISNCQMLCKTHNRAKGNR, from the coding sequence ATGAAAACATATCTAAAAACAAACATCACGGTCAAAGACATCTGCCAGGGCTTTGTTTATAACGAACTGGAAGGCAAGGGCTTGTTCGGTCTATCCGGCAAACTGACCATCCAGCCGGAATATCAGCGTAACTACATCTATGCGGACGGCAAGAAGGATGTAGCTGTCATCGAATCTCTCCTCAAGGGCTATCCGCTGGGCTTGATCTATTTCAACAAAGTGAGTGAAAATAAGCTGGAAGTATTGGACGGGCAGCAGCGCATCACCAGTTTTGGGAGATATGTAACCAACAAATTTGCGGTCAAAGATGAGAACGGGATGGAGCAGTATTTTGATGGTATTGCTGCTGATAAACAAGCCAGGATATTAGATACCAGGCTGACCATATACGAATGTGAAGGGGAAGAAAGCGAGATCAAGGAGTGGTTCCGGACGATCAATATTGTCGGCATTCCTCTTAATAATCAGGAACTTCTGAACGCTGTTTATTCCGGTCCGTTTGTCACCAAAGGTAAAGAGGAGTTCAGTAACAGCCGAAATGCAAACATTCAGAAGTGGAGTGCATATATAAAAGGCAGTGCCAATCGTCAGGAATTTCTGGAGAAGGCATTGGACTGGGTCAGCAAAGGTAATATCGGCGACTATATGAGCCGTCATCGTTATGATGATAATATAACCGAATTAAAAACCTATTTCAACAGCGTGATAGATTGGGTATCCGGTGTTTTTGATGATGTTCTGAACGAGATGCGCGGTCTTGAGTGGGGTCGATTGTATGAAGATTATCATAATCAAGCGTATGATCCCGGAGAAGTGTCAGCAGAATTACACAAGCTCTATGACGATCCCTATGTAACAAATAATAAAGGTATTTTTGAATATATACTTGGCGGTTCGGTTGAGACGAGATTGCTGAACATCAGAGTTTTTGACGAAGCCACGAAGAATAAGGTTTATAAGAAGCAGACTGATTCAGCAAAGAAGGAAGAAAAATCGAACTGTCCTCTTTGTGCAATAGGTCATAGTGCAAATAAAAATAAGATCTGGACATTGAAGGATATGGATGCTGACCATGTAACAGCCTGGAGCAGGGGCGGAGCATCTGATATCTCGAACTGCCAGATGTTATGCAAGACACACAACCGGGCAAAGGGGAATCGTTAG